One Tenebrio molitor chromosome 2, icTenMoli1.1, whole genome shotgun sequence genomic region harbors:
- the ND-B22 gene encoding NADH dehydrogenase [ubiquinone] 1 beta subcomplex subunit 9: MSVPTGLVSHTRKVQSLYKRALRCLEAWYDRREIYRYYAVLMRERFDQNKDVKDMRIAKELITQGEQELFDNQHWHPRKFPDSPGGVAYQREVIPPDWVVDYWHPLEKAQYPEYFARREQRKREYIKLWEKKFGKTQSVPSH; encoded by the exons ATGTCTGTGCCCACGGGACTCGTCTCCCACACGCGAAAAGTCCAGAGCTTGTACAAGAGGGCCCTGAGATGCCTCGAGGCGTGGTACGACAGAAG AGAAATCTACAGGTACTACGCCGTTCTCATGAGAGAACGCTTCGACCAGAACAAGGATGTTAAAGACATGAGAATCGCCAAAGAACTGATAACGCAAGGAGAACAAGAGTTGTTCGACAACCAACACTGGCACCCCAGGAAAT TCCCGGACTCCCCCGGGGGCGTCGCTTATCAGCGTGAAGTCATCCCGCCAGACTGGGTCGTTGACTATTGGCACCCCTTAGAGAAGGCGCAGTATCCAGAGTATTTTGCCAGACGTGAGCAAAGGAAAAGGGAGTACATCAAGTTGTGGGAGAAGAAGTTTGGGAAGACTCAGTCAGTACCCTCTCATTAA